A stretch of the Streptomyces ortus genome encodes the following:
- a CDS encoding sugar ABC transporter ATP-binding protein, with amino-acid sequence MAEPLPVLEMTGIVKEFPGVRALSGVDFRLFPGEIHALLGENGAGKSTLIKVLTGVYSLDGGTVTLNGTSVRFHSPSQAQQAGISTVYQEVNLCPNLSVAENIFIGREPTRFGRIQWKRLRREAAELVDRLGLDIDVEAPLSSYPLAVQQLVAIVRSVGTGDSDGSGSGTKVLILDEPTSSLDRDEVLELFALMRRLRGEGVAILFVSHFLDQIYEVCDRMTVLRNGALVGEHMVRDLDQVGLVQLMIGKALGQLEELHDHQLHADVGESLLTADGVGRAGGIAPFDLEIKKGEVIGLAGLLGSGRTELARLLFGADQPDTGKVTIGGKQVSMSAPNDAIAAGVAFCSENRKTEGLVPDLTVRENIILALQATRGWTRPIPVAQRDELVAKYIKALDIRPANPEARVGQLSGGNQQKVLLARWLITRPKLLILDEPTRGIDIGAKAEIQKLVVSLSEEGMAVLYIAAELEEVLRLSHTIGVLRDRKLVAQLANGPEITPTRILETIASGEHQ; translated from the coding sequence ATGGCAGAGCCGCTGCCCGTCCTGGAGATGACGGGCATAGTCAAAGAGTTTCCGGGGGTACGGGCTCTGTCGGGTGTCGACTTCCGGCTCTTCCCCGGCGAGATCCACGCCCTGCTCGGCGAGAACGGCGCCGGCAAGTCCACCCTCATCAAGGTGCTGACCGGGGTCTACTCCCTGGACGGCGGCACCGTCACCCTCAACGGCACGTCCGTACGCTTCCACAGCCCCTCGCAGGCCCAGCAGGCCGGGATCAGCACGGTCTACCAGGAGGTCAACCTCTGCCCCAACCTGTCGGTGGCGGAGAACATCTTCATCGGCCGCGAACCCACCCGCTTCGGCCGCATCCAGTGGAAGCGGCTGCGCCGCGAGGCCGCCGAACTGGTCGACCGGCTCGGCCTCGACATCGACGTCGAGGCCCCGCTGTCCTCGTACCCCCTGGCAGTGCAGCAACTGGTCGCGATCGTACGGTCGGTGGGGACCGGTGACAGCGACGGCTCGGGGTCGGGCACCAAGGTGCTCATCCTCGACGAGCCGACCTCCAGCCTCGACCGCGACGAGGTGCTCGAACTCTTCGCCCTGATGCGGCGGTTGAGGGGCGAGGGCGTGGCGATCCTGTTCGTCTCGCACTTCCTCGACCAGATCTACGAGGTCTGCGACCGGATGACGGTCCTGCGCAACGGCGCCCTCGTCGGCGAGCACATGGTCCGCGACCTCGACCAGGTCGGCCTCGTCCAACTGATGATCGGCAAGGCGCTCGGCCAGCTGGAGGAGCTGCACGACCACCAACTCCACGCCGACGTGGGGGAGTCGCTGCTCACGGCGGACGGCGTCGGCCGGGCCGGCGGTATCGCGCCCTTCGACCTGGAGATCAAGAAGGGCGAGGTCATCGGACTCGCCGGACTGCTCGGCTCGGGCCGCACCGAGCTGGCCCGGCTGCTCTTCGGCGCCGACCAGCCGGACACCGGCAAGGTGACCATCGGCGGCAAGCAGGTCTCGATGAGCGCCCCGAACGACGCGATCGCCGCGGGCGTCGCCTTCTGCTCGGAGAACCGCAAGACCGAAGGCCTCGTACCCGACCTGACCGTGCGCGAGAACATCATCCTCGCACTGCAGGCCACCCGTGGCTGGACCCGGCCCATCCCGGTCGCCCAGCGCGACGAACTCGTCGCCAAATACATCAAGGCCCTGGACATCCGGCCCGCCAACCCCGAGGCGAGGGTGGGCCAGCTCAGCGGCGGCAACCAGCAGAAGGTGCTGCTGGCCCGCTGGCTGATCACCCGGCCGAAGCTGCTGATCCTGGACGAGCCGACGCGCGGCATCGACATCGGCGCGAAGGCGGAGATCCAGAAACTGGTGGTCTCCCTCTCTGAGGAAGGCATGGCCGTGCTGTACATCGCGGCCGAACTGGAGGAGGTCCTGCGGCTCAGCCACACCATCGGCGTGCTGCGCGACCGCAAGCTCGTGGCCCAGCTGGCCAACGGGCCCGAGATCACCCCCACCCGGATCCTGGAGACCATCGCGAGCGGAGAGCACCAGTGA
- a CDS encoding ABC transporter permease: MTTTPRWRALTRHHLFWPVAVLVILLLVNVPFTPDFFSVKMTDGHLYGSLVSIVLFGSPLILVAVGMTLVIATGGIDLSVGAVVAITGALTCSYISDQADQDALSGVLLAMAIGLAAAVLCGLWNGFLVARMGIQPIIATLIIMVAGRGVAQLITDGQIITVNSEPYKLIGGGYWLTLPFSIFVVAAVVAVTVALTRRTALGLLVESVGGNAEASRLVGIRSRRIKIMVYVFCALCAGIAGLMISSNTSAADGNNAGLWIELDAILAVVIGGTSLLGGRFSIGGTVVGALVIQTLTTTIYTIGVPTQTNLVFKAAVVIIVCLMQSPKFRAKVFGGGRFGGRRSAERGAAPADAATTPETVRTMEVS; the protein is encoded by the coding sequence GTGACCACCACGCCCCGATGGCGGGCACTGACCCGTCATCACCTGTTCTGGCCGGTCGCCGTGCTGGTCATCCTGCTGCTCGTCAACGTGCCCTTCACACCGGACTTCTTCTCGGTCAAGATGACGGACGGCCACCTCTACGGCAGCCTCGTCTCGATCGTGCTGTTCGGCTCGCCCCTCATCCTGGTCGCCGTCGGCATGACCCTGGTCATCGCGACCGGCGGCATCGACCTGTCCGTCGGCGCGGTGGTCGCCATCACCGGCGCGCTGACCTGTTCGTACATCAGTGACCAGGCCGACCAGGACGCCCTGTCCGGGGTGCTGCTCGCGATGGCCATCGGCCTGGCCGCCGCGGTCCTCTGCGGCCTCTGGAACGGCTTCCTGGTCGCCCGGATGGGCATCCAGCCGATCATCGCCACGCTGATCATCATGGTCGCCGGCCGCGGGGTCGCCCAGCTCATCACCGACGGGCAGATCATCACCGTCAACAGCGAGCCGTACAAGCTGATCGGCGGCGGCTACTGGCTGACGCTGCCCTTCTCCATCTTCGTGGTGGCCGCCGTGGTCGCCGTCACCGTGGCACTGACCCGCCGCACGGCGCTGGGCCTGCTCGTCGAGTCGGTCGGCGGCAACGCCGAGGCCAGCCGGCTGGTCGGCATCCGCTCCCGCCGCATCAAGATCATGGTGTACGTGTTCTGCGCGCTGTGCGCCGGTATCGCGGGACTGATGATCAGCTCCAACACCTCGGCCGCGGACGGCAACAACGCCGGTCTGTGGATCGAGCTGGACGCGATCCTCGCCGTGGTCATCGGCGGTACGTCGCTGCTGGGCGGCCGGTTCTCCATCGGCGGCACGGTCGTCGGCGCGCTCGTCATCCAGACGCTCACCACCACGATCTACACCATCGGCGTGCCCACCCAGACCAACCTGGTCTTCAAGGCCGCCGTCGTCATCATCGTCTGCCTGATGCAGTCCCCGAAGTTCCGCGCCAAGGTGTTCGGCGGCGGTCGCTTCGGCGGGAGGCGGAGCGCCGAGCGGGGCGCGGCCCCGGCGGACGCCGCCACGACGCCCGAGACCGTACGCACCATGGAGGTGTCGTGA
- the yjfF gene encoding galactofuranose ABC transporter, permease protein YjfF, with protein MTTTTHKPAAPDSRAPSRTARVLADRRLPVLVTAGLFLIMYAIGLSRYQNYGFAETQVFLNLFIDNSYLLVAAVGATFVILSGGIDLSVGSVIGFTTMFTAWLVEKQGLPLVLVIPMALAVGAFGGYLMGYVIQNFEIQPFIVTLAGLFLFRGLCLVISKESISITDSSVSSMAQAQVSVGGGFLSVGAIVSLVVLAAAFYVLHYTRFGRRVYAIGGNEQSALLMGLPQGGTKIAVYTMSGFCSALAGLLFTLYIQSGDPLHATGLELDAIAAVVIGGTLLTGGSGYVVGTLFGVLVLGLIKSLIQFEGTLSSWWTKIATGVLLCAFILIQRTMTSRRRT; from the coding sequence ATGACCACGACCACCCACAAGCCGGCGGCGCCGGACAGCCGTGCGCCGAGCAGGACCGCACGCGTCCTCGCCGACCGCCGCCTGCCCGTCCTGGTGACGGCCGGTCTCTTCCTCATCATGTACGCCATCGGCCTCAGCCGGTACCAGAACTACGGGTTCGCCGAGACGCAGGTGTTCCTGAACCTGTTCATCGACAACAGCTACCTCCTGGTCGCGGCCGTCGGGGCCACCTTCGTCATCCTCTCCGGCGGCATCGACCTGTCCGTCGGCTCGGTCATCGGCTTCACCACCATGTTCACGGCCTGGCTGGTGGAGAAGCAGGGCCTGCCGCTGGTGCTCGTCATCCCCATGGCGCTGGCCGTCGGTGCCTTCGGCGGCTACCTCATGGGCTATGTGATCCAGAACTTCGAGATCCAGCCGTTCATCGTGACCCTCGCGGGCCTGTTCCTCTTCCGTGGCCTGTGCCTGGTCATCAGCAAGGAGTCGATCTCCATCACCGACTCCTCGGTGAGCAGCATGGCCCAGGCGCAGGTGTCCGTGGGGGGCGGGTTCCTGTCCGTCGGGGCGATCGTCTCGCTGGTGGTACTGGCCGCGGCCTTCTACGTCCTGCACTACACGCGCTTCGGCCGGCGGGTGTACGCCATCGGCGGCAACGAGCAGTCGGCGCTGCTGATGGGGCTTCCGCAGGGCGGTACGAAGATCGCGGTGTACACGATGAGCGGGTTCTGCTCCGCGCTGGCGGGGCTTCTGTTCACGCTGTACATCCAGTCGGGGGATCCGCTGCACGCGACGGGCCTTGAGCTCGACGCGATCGCCGCGGTCGTCATCGGCGGGACGTTGTTGACGGGCGGGTCCGGCTATGTGGTGGGCACGCTGTTCGGGGTGCTGGTGCTGGGCCTGATCAAGAGTCTGATCCAGTTCGAGGGCACGCTCAGTTCGTGGTGGACGAAGATCGCGACGGGTGTGCTGTTGTGCGCGTTCATCCTGATCCAACGCACGATGACGTCCCGTCGCAGGACGTAG
- a CDS encoding family 43 glycosylhydrolase, with the protein MVTALVVILAALASGTAEAAAPPSPAVTYTNPVAEQRADPHIYKHTDGYYYFTATVPAYDRIVMRRATTLQGLSTAAETTIWTRHAGGEMGAHIWAPEIHYIGGKWYVYFAAGATTDIWKIRPYVLETAAANPLTGTWTEKGRIALPLDTFSLDATTFTVGGTRYLSWAQNDPAVGDGTNIYLARMANPWTISGSPVMISRPTNAWEKVGHTVNEGPAVIQRGGKVFMTFSASATDSNYCLGLLTASASADLMNAASWAKTPTPVFTSNAATGQYGPGHNTFTTSEDGTSDVLVYHDRNYKDISGDPLNDPNRRTRFQKLYWNADGTPNFGIPVADGVTPVRFSSYNFPDRYIRHWEYRAKIEPNVTNLADSQFRVVTGLAGTGTVSLESANFPGYYLRHRDNGEVWVDRSDGSTAFKGDASFHRRAGLADAAGVSFESYNVAGSYLRHYEYLLVTQPADTATARADATFHVE; encoded by the coding sequence GTGGTGACGGCCCTGGTCGTCATCCTGGCCGCACTGGCCTCCGGCACCGCGGAGGCCGCCGCACCCCCCTCGCCCGCAGTCACCTACACCAACCCCGTCGCGGAACAGCGCGCCGACCCGCACATCTACAAACACACCGACGGCTACTACTACTTCACCGCGACCGTACCCGCGTACGACAGGATCGTGATGCGGCGGGCCACCACCCTCCAAGGGCTGTCCACGGCCGCCGAGACGACTATCTGGACCAGGCACGCCGGCGGTGAGATGGGCGCGCACATCTGGGCCCCCGAGATCCATTACATCGGCGGCAAGTGGTACGTCTACTTCGCCGCCGGGGCCACCACCGACATCTGGAAGATCCGGCCGTACGTCCTGGAGACCGCCGCGGCCAACCCGCTGACCGGCACCTGGACCGAGAAGGGCCGTATCGCCCTCCCGCTCGACACCTTCTCGCTGGACGCGACGACCTTCACCGTCGGCGGCACCCGCTATCTGAGCTGGGCGCAGAACGACCCGGCGGTCGGCGACGGCACCAACATCTACCTGGCCAGGATGGCCAACCCCTGGACCATCAGCGGCAGTCCGGTCATGATCTCCCGGCCCACCAACGCCTGGGAGAAGGTCGGCCACACCGTCAACGAGGGTCCGGCGGTCATCCAGCGCGGCGGCAAGGTCTTCATGACCTTCTCGGCGAGCGCCACCGACAGCAACTACTGCCTCGGTCTGCTGACCGCCTCCGCCTCCGCCGACCTGATGAACGCGGCCTCCTGGGCCAAGACGCCCACCCCGGTCTTCACCAGCAACGCGGCCACCGGCCAGTACGGGCCGGGCCACAACACCTTCACCACGTCCGAGGACGGCACGTCCGACGTCCTCGTCTACCACGACCGCAACTACAAGGACATCAGCGGTGATCCGCTCAACGACCCGAACCGGCGCACCCGTTTCCAGAAGCTGTACTGGAACGCCGACGGCACACCCAACTTCGGCATCCCGGTGGCCGACGGAGTCACCCCGGTCCGCTTCTCCTCGTACAACTTCCCCGACCGGTACATCCGGCACTGGGAGTACCGGGCGAAGATCGAGCCGAATGTCACCAACCTCGCCGACTCGCAGTTCCGGGTGGTGACGGGTCTCGCCGGCACCGGGACCGTCTCCCTCGAATCGGCGAACTTCCCCGGTTACTACCTGCGCCACCGCGACAACGGCGAGGTGTGGGTGGACAGGAGCGACGGGAGTACGGCCTTCAAGGGCGACGCGAGCTTCCACCGGCGGGCCGGTCTGGCCGACGCGGCGGGCGTCTCCTTCGAGTCGTACAACGTGGCGGGCAGCTACCTCCGGCACTACGAGTACCTGCTCGTCACGCAGCCGGCCGACACGGCGACGGCCAGGGCGGACGCCACGTTCCACGTCGAGTAG
- a CDS encoding EamA family transporter, with translation MHASSAPSPMSAQPVPAAPGPPAPGPEDGRATALLILLGSALSNQTGAAIGSLAFPVLGPLGVVAVRQYVAAIALFAVARPPLRSFTRHQWWPVLLLAVVFGTMNLSLYTAIDRIGLGLAVTLEFLGPLAVALSAARRRIDACCALVAAAGVVTLMRPQPSADYPGMGLGLLAALCWASYILLNRTVGRRVPGAQGSAAAAAVSALMFLPVGVVLALRNPPTPTAVGYAVAAGVLASAVPYLADMVTLRRVPAAAFGLFMSVNPVLAGLAGWVVLGQHLGAVEWAAVGAVVAANALSILTARR, from the coding sequence ATGCACGCATCCTCCGCGCCCTCACCGATGTCCGCGCAGCCCGTGCCCGCCGCCCCTGGGCCGCCGGCACCGGGGCCCGAGGACGGGCGTGCGACCGCGCTGCTCATCCTGCTGGGCAGCGCCCTGTCCAATCAGACCGGGGCGGCGATCGGTTCACTGGCCTTCCCCGTCCTCGGTCCCCTCGGGGTCGTGGCGGTGCGCCAGTACGTGGCCGCGATCGCCCTGTTCGCGGTCGCCAGGCCCCCGCTGCGCTCGTTCACCAGGCACCAGTGGTGGCCGGTCCTGTTGCTGGCCGTGGTGTTCGGGACGATGAACCTGTCCCTCTACACCGCCATCGACCGCATCGGGCTGGGGCTGGCGGTGACCCTGGAGTTCCTCGGCCCGCTCGCCGTCGCGCTGTCCGCCGCCCGCCGGCGGATCGACGCCTGCTGCGCGCTGGTCGCCGCGGCGGGCGTCGTCACCCTGATGCGCCCGCAGCCGTCGGCGGACTATCCCGGCATGGGCCTCGGTCTGCTCGCCGCGCTCTGCTGGGCCTCCTACATCCTGCTCAACCGCACGGTCGGCCGCCGCGTCCCCGGAGCGCAGGGCTCCGCCGCCGCGGCGGCCGTCTCCGCCCTGATGTTCCTGCCGGTCGGGGTCGTCCTCGCGCTGCGGAACCCGCCGACCCCCACCGCCGTGGGGTACGCCGTCGCGGCGGGCGTGCTCGCCTCCGCGGTGCCGTACCTGGCGGACATGGTCACCCTGCGCCGCGTCCCCGCCGCGGCCTTCGGCCTCTTCATGAGCGTCAACCCGGTACTGGCCGGACTGGCCGGCTGGGTCGTCCTGGGCCAGCACCTGGGCGCCGTGGAGTGGGCGGCCGTCGGCGCGGTCGTCGCCGCCAACGCGCTCAGCATCCTCACGGCCCGCCGCTGA
- a CDS encoding LysR family transcriptional regulator, which yields MDVELRQLRCLVAIVDEGGFTDAAIALGVSQAAVSRTLASLERALGVRLLRRTSREVTPTATGLRVVAHARRVLGEVEGLVREAASGQSSLRIGYAWSALGRHTLAFQRAWAAAHPATDLELVRANSATAGLAEGVCELSVVRRPLPERRFDSAIVGLERRLCAMAADDPLARRRSVRPADLAGRTLLVDRRTGTTTTELWPPDARPRTRESHDIDDWLTTISTGRCVGMTAESTAHQYPRPGVVYRPVRDAEPIAVRLAWWRDDPHPAAAAVIELLTGLYREK from the coding sequence ATGGACGTGGAACTGCGGCAGTTGCGCTGTCTCGTCGCGATCGTCGACGAGGGCGGCTTCACCGACGCGGCCATCGCCCTCGGTGTCTCCCAGGCTGCGGTGTCCCGCACCCTGGCCTCACTCGAACGCGCCCTGGGGGTAAGGCTGTTGAGGCGCACCTCCCGGGAGGTGACCCCGACGGCGACGGGCCTGCGCGTGGTGGCGCACGCCCGGCGGGTGCTCGGCGAGGTGGAGGGACTGGTCCGGGAGGCCGCCTCGGGACAGTCCTCCCTGCGGATCGGCTACGCCTGGTCCGCGCTGGGCCGCCACACCCTGGCTTTCCAGCGCGCCTGGGCCGCCGCACATCCGGCGACGGATCTTGAGCTGGTCCGCGCCAACTCCGCGACCGCCGGACTGGCCGAGGGGGTGTGCGAACTGAGCGTCGTACGGCGGCCGTTGCCCGAACGGCGCTTCGACTCCGCCATCGTCGGGCTGGAACGGCGGCTGTGTGCCATGGCCGCCGACGACCCGCTGGCCCGCCGCCGCTCGGTCCGGCCGGCCGACCTCGCCGGACGCACCCTGCTGGTCGACCGGCGGACCGGGACCACCACGACGGAACTGTGGCCGCCGGACGCCCGCCCGCGGACCCGGGAGTCCCACGACATCGACGACTGGCTGACGACGATCTCCACGGGGCGGTGCGTGGGGATGACCGCGGAGTCGACCGCGCACCAGTACCCGCGGCCGGGGGTCGTGTACCGGCCGGTGCGGGACGCCGAGCCGATCGCGGTCCGGCTCGCCTGGTGGCGGGACGACCCGCACCCGGCCGCCGCCGCGGTGATCGAGCTTCTTACGGGGCTCTACCGGGAGAAATGA
- a CDS encoding sensor histidine kinase — protein sequence MIGRFRGTYRRLRLGTRLALGMGVLSLVVFGVVGTALSTYMRDYLERQLNDQMKLVQTTQAKDAQAHGTVERQPYYGWYTAVYDVSGDSAVLRRPSDVPKDTVQLTSFAESLARAGATEMSHTTRIEDEGAYRLRACKIGQDVVLVTAAPLEDIENTMDQLVTVQVVAFALALLGLVVFGRAVLRRGLQPLSDMAHTARGITSHDFTDSARLPVRADRGNGGPEVEELRTAFNTMLEHIDDSLAVRTEAEQRLRRFVADASHELRTPLMSVRGYADLFQYAAANEPGERDRHLARLRAEAARMGVLLDDLLLLARLDAAEVEAPLRLEDADLTELVRQAADAFRATHADRPLTVAAGSGPVRLPLDVLRIRQVLDNLLTNAAVHTPAGTEVRVEASVAADAAVVRVTDSGPGIPAADQERVFDRFFRIDKARSRDRGGSGLGLAVARSLVRAHGGAIEVRSAPGATTFTITIPLRRRT from the coding sequence GTGATCGGCCGGTTTCGCGGCACCTACCGCAGGCTCCGTCTCGGCACCCGGCTCGCGCTCGGGATGGGGGTGCTCTCACTGGTCGTCTTCGGCGTGGTCGGCACCGCCCTGTCCACGTACATGCGGGACTACCTGGAGCGTCAGCTCAACGACCAGATGAAGCTCGTCCAGACCACCCAGGCCAAGGACGCCCAGGCGCACGGCACGGTGGAGCGGCAGCCCTACTACGGCTGGTACACCGCGGTGTACGACGTCTCGGGCGACTCGGCCGTCCTGCGCAGACCGAGTGACGTACCGAAGGACACCGTCCAGCTCACCTCCTTCGCCGAGTCGCTGGCCAGGGCGGGGGCGACGGAGATGTCCCACACCACGCGCATCGAGGACGAGGGCGCGTACCGGCTGCGGGCCTGCAAGATCGGCCAGGACGTCGTCCTGGTCACCGCCGCGCCGCTGGAGGACATCGAGAACACCATGGACCAGCTGGTCACGGTCCAGGTCGTCGCGTTCGCCCTCGCTCTCCTCGGGCTCGTGGTGTTCGGGCGGGCGGTGCTGCGCCGGGGCCTGCAGCCGCTGAGCGACATGGCGCACACGGCCCGCGGCATCACCTCGCACGACTTCACCGACTCGGCCCGGCTGCCGGTCCGCGCCGACCGCGGCAACGGCGGCCCGGAGGTCGAGGAGCTGCGCACCGCCTTCAACACCATGCTGGAACACATCGACGACTCCCTCGCAGTCCGCACGGAGGCGGAACAGCGGCTGCGCCGCTTCGTCGCCGACGCCTCCCACGAGCTGCGTACCCCCCTGATGTCGGTACGCGGTTACGCGGACCTCTTCCAGTACGCGGCGGCCAACGAGCCCGGCGAGCGGGACAGGCACCTGGCCCGGCTGCGCGCCGAGGCCGCCCGGATGGGAGTGCTCCTCGACGATCTGCTGCTGCTCGCCCGGCTCGACGCCGCCGAGGTGGAGGCGCCGCTGCGCCTGGAGGACGCCGATCTCACGGAACTGGTGCGGCAGGCCGCGGACGCCTTCCGGGCCACCCACGCCGACCGTCCGCTGACCGTGGCGGCCGGTTCCGGCCCGGTGCGGCTGCCGCTCGACGTCCTGCGTATCCGGCAGGTCCTCGACAACCTCCTCACCAACGCGGCCGTGCACACCCCGGCCGGTACCGAGGTCCGGGTCGAGGCGTCCGTCGCGGCCGACGCCGCCGTCGTGCGGGTCACCGACTCCGGGCCCGGCATCCCGGCCGCCGACCAGGAGCGCGTCTTCGACCGCTTCTTCCGTATCGACAAGGCCCGCAGCCGGGACCGCGGCGGCAGCGGCCTGGGCCTCGCGGTGGCCCGCTCCCTGGTCCGGGCCCACGGCGGCGCCATCGAGGTGCGGAGCGCACCGGGGGCGACGACGTTCACCATCACCATCCCGTTGCGCCGAAGGACCTGA
- a CDS encoding response regulator transcription factor — protein MEKVRLLVVDDDPPIADLVATVARYEGWEAVTANSGEDALRRAAEFHPDIVVLDLMLPGLDGFAVLDRLRLSGTMVPVVFLTARDGVADRVAGLTRGGDDYLVKPFAVEELMARLRTVLRRSAGPAFQRSVMTVADLTMDEDTREVRRGERLLTLTPTEYEVLRYLMRRSPTVLTKAQILDHVWEYGFGGRSNVVELVISRLRRKLDGDTDASGDDKGEEPQLIHTVRGVGYVVRLVTE, from the coding sequence GTGGAAAAAGTACGACTTCTCGTCGTGGACGACGACCCGCCCATCGCCGACCTGGTCGCGACGGTCGCCCGCTACGAGGGCTGGGAGGCGGTCACCGCGAACTCCGGCGAGGACGCGCTGCGGCGCGCCGCGGAGTTCCACCCGGACATCGTGGTGCTCGACCTGATGCTGCCGGGGCTCGACGGCTTCGCCGTCCTGGACCGCCTGCGCCTGTCCGGGACGATGGTCCCGGTCGTCTTCCTGACCGCCCGGGACGGCGTGGCGGACCGGGTCGCGGGCCTCACCAGGGGCGGCGACGACTACCTCGTCAAACCGTTCGCCGTGGAGGAACTCATGGCCCGGCTGCGCACCGTGCTGCGCCGCAGCGCGGGACCCGCCTTCCAGCGGTCGGTCATGACGGTGGCGGACCTGACGATGGACGAGGACACCCGCGAGGTACGCCGGGGCGAGCGGCTGCTGACACTCACCCCGACCGAGTACGAGGTGCTCCGCTATCTGATGCGCAGATCGCCGACGGTACTGACCAAGGCCCAGATCCTCGACCACGTCTGGGAGTACGGCTTCGGTGGCCGCTCGAACGTGGTGGAGCTGGTCATCAGCCGCCTGCGCCGCAAACTCGACGGCGACACCGACGCGAGCGGCGACGACAAGGGCGAAGAGCCGCAGCTGATCCACACGGTGCGGGGCGTCGGGTACGTCGTCCGGCTGGTCACCGAGTGA
- a CDS encoding ferredoxin reductase family protein yields MTTVQTTVPPPTAAMRPKVVARAGLYGVLALNVVVVTVFFVQAGFASNALIVLGRLAGLYGALLMAFQLLLVARLPWFDRRIGMDRLTSWHRWVGFGLLVTLLGHAVFITFGYARSSSMDPVNQLVDLGQTVEGVFRAIVALGLILVIGGVSARFARRRLAYETWHFIHLYTYVAVVLAFTHQVAAGTTFTASSAATVYWYVLWGGALGAVLLGRVVLPLWRNTRHRLRVSAVVPESDNVVSVHITGRDLDRLPARAGQFFLWRFLTRDRWWQANPFSLSAAPDGRSLRLTAKVAGDGTAALRHLKVGTRVFAEGPYGAFTAMHRTRSEAVLIAGGVGVTPIRALLEELHGHAVVIYRVGSDRDAVLYEELRELAHAKGAELHLVSGPVSPDKLAPRELARLVPDIGERDVFLCGPPPMMNAVLGSLRELGVPKPQIHFERFSLAG; encoded by the coding sequence GTGACGACTGTCCAGACGACCGTTCCGCCGCCGACCGCGGCGATGCGTCCCAAGGTGGTGGCCCGCGCCGGCCTGTACGGCGTGCTGGCCCTGAACGTGGTCGTGGTGACCGTGTTCTTCGTCCAGGCGGGGTTCGCCTCGAACGCCCTCATCGTGCTGGGCAGACTCGCCGGGCTGTACGGCGCTCTCCTGATGGCCTTCCAGCTGCTGCTGGTCGCCCGGCTGCCGTGGTTCGACCGCCGGATCGGCATGGACCGGCTGACCTCCTGGCACCGCTGGGTCGGCTTCGGTCTGCTCGTCACCCTGCTCGGGCACGCCGTGTTCATCACCTTCGGCTACGCCCGGTCGTCCTCGATGGACCCGGTGAACCAGCTGGTGGACCTCGGGCAGACCGTCGAGGGCGTCTTCCGCGCGATCGTCGCGCTCGGCCTGATCCTCGTGATCGGCGGCGTCTCGGCCCGCTTCGCCCGCCGCAGGCTCGCCTACGAGACATGGCACTTCATCCACCTGTACACGTACGTGGCGGTGGTGCTGGCGTTCACGCACCAGGTCGCGGCCGGTACGACGTTCACCGCGTCGTCCGCCGCCACCGTGTACTGGTACGTGCTGTGGGGCGGGGCGCTCGGCGCGGTGCTGCTGGGCCGGGTCGTCCTGCCGCTGTGGCGGAACACGCGCCACCGGTTGCGGGTCTCGGCCGTGGTGCCCGAGTCGGACAACGTGGTCTCCGTCCACATCACGGGACGCGACCTGGACCGGCTGCCGGCCCGCGCCGGCCAGTTCTTCCTGTGGCGGTTCCTCACCAGGGACCGGTGGTGGCAGGCCAACCCGTTCTCGCTGTCGGCGGCCCCCGACGGCCGGTCCCTGCGGCTCACCGCCAAGGTGGCCGGTGACGGCACCGCCGCCCTCCGGCACCTCAAGGTGGGCACGCGGGTCTTCGCCGAAGGCCCCTACGGCGCCTTCACCGCGATGCACCGCACCCGCTCCGAGGCCGTACTCATCGCGGGCGGCGTCGGAGTCACCCCGATCCGGGCCCTGCTGGAGGAACTGCACGGGCACGCCGTGGTCATCTACCGGGTGGGCTCGGACCGTGACGCGGTGCTCTACGAGGAACTGCGCGAACTCGCCCACGCCAAGGGTGCCGAACTGCACCTGGTGTCCGGGCCGGTCAGCCCCGACAAGCTGGCACCGCGCGAACTCGCGCGGCTGGTGCCGGACATCGGGGAGCGGGACGTGTTCCTGTGCGGGCCGCCGCCGATGATGAACGCGGTCCTCGGCAGCCTGCGCGAGCTGGGCGTGCCCAAGCCGCAGATCCACTTCGAGCGCTTCAGCCTGGCGGGCTGA
- a CDS encoding FMN-binding protein, translating to MKRAIPVLVLSVAGLVPVWRYAPSDGTTTTTEASAPASTPSASSSGDGSAQVVKGTTVNTEKGPVQVEVTLDGDKITAVKLLQQPNHPQTEAAVPKLVASTLQAQSADIDAVSGATITSEGYVESLQAALDAKG from the coding sequence GTGAAGCGAGCAATACCTGTCCTGGTCCTGAGTGTCGCGGGCCTGGTCCCGGTGTGGCGCTACGCCCCCTCGGACGGCACGACGACGACCACCGAGGCCTCGGCGCCCGCCTCGACACCTTCCGCGTCCTCCTCGGGGGACGGCTCGGCCCAGGTGGTCAAGGGCACGACGGTGAACACCGAGAAGGGCCCCGTACAGGTCGAGGTGACTCTCGACGGCGACAAGATCACGGCCGTGAAGCTGCTCCAGCAGCCGAACCATCCGCAGACCGAGGCGGCCGTGCCGAAGCTCGTCGCGTCGACGCTCCAGGCGCAGAGCGCCGACATCGACGCGGTGTCCGGGGCGACGATCACGAGCGAGGGGTACGTCGAGTCGCTGCAGGCGGCGCTCGACGCGAAGGGCTGA